One window of Serinus canaria isolate serCan28SL12 chromosome 3, serCan2020, whole genome shotgun sequence genomic DNA carries:
- the PROX1 gene encoding prospero homeobox protein 1 — MPDHDSTALLSRQTKRRRVDIGVKRTVGTASAFFAKARATFFSAMNPQGSEQDVEYSVVQHADGEKSNVLRKLLKRANSYEDAMMPFPGATIISQLLKNNMNKNGGTEPSFQASGLSSTGSEVHQEDVCSNSSRDSPQECLSPFGRPTMSQFDVDRLCDEHLRAKRARVENIIRGMSHSPSVALRGNENEREIAPQSVSPRESYRENKRKQKLPQQQQQSFQQLVSARKEQKREERRQLKQQLEDMQKQLRQLQEKFYQIYDSTDSENDEDGNLSEDSMRSETMDARAGDSVGRSDNEMCELDPGQFIDRARALIREQEVAENKPKREGPKEKEPGPNAFHPEGKHLAETLKQELNTAMSQVVDTVVKVFSSKPSRQLPQVFPPLQIPQARFAVNGENHNFHTANQRLQCFGDVIIPNPLDTFGSVPMPGATDQTEALPLVVRKNSSDQSASAPPAGGHHASLHQSPLSATAGFSTSSFRHPFPLPLMAYPFQSPLGAPSASFPGKERASPESLDLTRETTSLRTKMSSHHMNHHPCSPAHPPSAAEGLSLSLIKSECGDLQDMSEISPYSGSAIYMQEGLSPNHLKKAKLMFFYTRYPSSNMLKTYFSDVKFNRCITSQLIKWFSNFREFYYIQMEKYARQAINDGVTSTEELSITRDCELYRALNMHYNKANDFEVPERFLEVAQITLREFFNAIIAGKDVDPSWKKAIYKVICKLDSEVPEIFKSPNCLQELLHE; from the exons ATGCCTGACCATGACAGCACAGCCCTCTTAAGCAGGCAAACCAAGAGAAGAAGAGTTGACATTGGAGTGAAAAGGACGGTAGGGACAGCATCTGCATTTTTTGCAAAGGCAAGAGCAACGTTTTTTAGTGCCATGAATCCCCAAGGTTCCGAGCAGGATGTCGAGTATTCAGTAGTGCAGCATGCAGATGGGGAAAAGTCAAATGTACTCCGCAAGCTGCTGAAGAGGGCGAACTCATATGAAGATGCCATGATGCCTTTTCCAGGAGCAACCATAATTTCCCAGCTGTTGAAAAATAACATGAACAAAAATGGTGGCACGGAGCCCAGTTTCCAAGCCAGCGGTCTCTCTAGTACAGGCTCAGAAGTACATCAGGAGGATGTATGCAGCAACTCTTCAAGAGACAGCCCCCAAGAGTGTCTTTCCCCTTTTGGCAGGCCAACTATGAGCCAGTTTGATGTGGATCGGTTATGCGACGAGCACCTGAGAGCTAAACGCGCCCGGGTTGAGAATATAATTCGAGGTATGAGCCATTCCCCCAGCGTGGCATTAAGGGgcaatgaaaatgaaagagaaatagcTCCGCAGTCCGTCAGTCCCCGAGAAAGTTACAGAGAAAACAAACGCAAGCAAAAGCTGCcgcaacagcagcagcagagtttcCAGCAGCTGGTTTCGGCGAGGAAGGAGCAGAAGCGAGAGGAGCGCAgacagctgaagcagcagctggaggacaTGCAGAAGCAGCTGCGCCAGCTGCAGGAGAAGTTCTACCAGATCTACGACAGCACTGACTCTGAAAATGATGAAGATGGCAACCTGTCTGAAGACAGCATGCGCTCGGAAACCATGGACGCGAGAGCCGGCGACTCCGTCGGCAGGTCAGACAATGAGATGTGCGAGCTGGACCCCGGGCAGTTCATCGACCGGGCGCGGGCCCTCATCCGGGAGCAGGAGGTAGCGGAGAACAAGCCAAAAAGAGAAGGTCCTAAGGAGAAGGAGCCAGGGCCAAACGCCTTCCACCCCGAAGGCAAACACTTGGCTGAGACCCTCAAGCAGGAGCTGAACACTGCCATGTCACAAGTTGTGGACACGGTGGTCAAAGTTTTCTCATCCAAACCCTCCCGCCAGCTTCCTCAGGTCTTCCCGCCCCTGCAGATCCCGCAGGCAAGGTTCGCCGTCAACGGGGAGAACCACAACTTCCACACAGCCAACCAGCGCCTGCAGTGCTTCGGGGACGTCATCATTCCCAACCCCCTGGACACCTTCGGCAGCGTCCCCATGCCCGGCGCCACCGACCAAACCGAGGCGCTGCCCCTCGTCGTCCGCAAAAACTCCTCTGACCAATCGGCCTCGGCCCCGCCGGCCGGCGGCCACCACGCCTCCCTGCACCAGTCCCCGCTCTCGGCCACCGCCGGcttctccacctcctccttccGCCACCCGTTCCCCCTGCCCCTCATGGCCTACCCCTTCCAGAGCCCCCTGGGCGCCCCATCGGCCTCCTTCCCAGGGAAAGAGCGCGCCTCCCCCGAATCCCTCGACCTGACCCGGGAGACCACCAGCCTGAGGACCAAGATGTCATCGCACCACATGAACCACCACCCCTGCTCTCCGGCCCACCCCCCCAGCGCCGCCGAGGGCCTCTCCTTGTCCCTCATTAAGTCCGAGTGTGGCGACCTGCAAGACATGTCCGAAATCTCGCCCTACTCGGGAAGTGCAAT CTACATGCAGGAAGGTTTGTCACCGAATCACTTGAAAAAGGCCAAGCTCATGTTCTTTTACACCCGGTACCCAAGTTCCAATATGCTGAAAACCTACTTCTCAGATGTAAAG TTCAACAGATGCATTACCTCTCAGCTCATCAAGTGGTTTAGCAATTTCCGTGAGTTTTACTACATTCAGATGGAGAAGTATGCACGGCAAGCCATCAACGACGGGGTCACGAGCACTGAGGAGCTGTCTATAACCAGAGACTGTGAGCTGTACAGGGCCCTGAACATGCACTACAATAAGGCAAATGATTTTGAG